The following DNA comes from Theileria parva strain Muguga chromosome 3 map unlocalized ctg_531, whole genome shotgun sequence.
AACTGATTATGGCGTTGGAGGAGAACAATAAGTTGCATAACATGGCTAAattgaattattttaagGAACTGGAGAAAAAAGGTTTATTGGTCCTGTTTGCCCTTTATGGTCACCCTAAGTTACTTGAATACGTAAACTCTCACTACAAGTCTATCCACTTTACCTTCAATAAGTTCACCACTTACGAAGATGAACTTGAAAAACTTCTGAAAAGCTCTAATTTGGACATTGATACCTCATTTGTAATTAACGTAACCAATGTTCTCATGTCAAAAGTCAACGAATCTTGTTTGTACCTTTCAAGCAGTAATAAAGACTCTCTAATTGGTTTCACCAATCCGCATCTTCATTTATCCATCAAACCTAAATTACTCGTCGTGTACCACATACTTATgttatacattttaattatattatatactctatttatattatccagaatatttatattatcaattttatttatataatacgATGTATTTATACTATCCATAATACTTATATATTATCCATTACAACacatatactattatacagtaTTATAATTGTGTTTTAGGTATAAATATGGAAATGATGTAAAATcgattttaataaaaaacacACAATATCTTGTTTTACCATAATCTTATCAATGTATATGATATAAGATTAGGATTTAATTATTGACATTAAGTTATTAATGCCATTTATCATGTTTGAACTGTTATCctacaaattaattagtttaaccaacttaatttaataattgaaataattaaataattggtTGATTATCGGAATAATGGATTgaataatgaaataattagtttaataGTGAAATAGTtggaataaataattactgGACTAATAAgttgaataattaaataattagttGAATCGTGaaatagttaaaatgaTACCGTTGTGGGAGTGGAGTTATGGTCAATGTGAGTGAAGTCAATCCACTTAATTTTGTGGAGATTCGGGTTACTTTCATCAAATATTATGAGAATTGAGGAGGCGACTATGGAAATGGACTTCTGGAGGTTTATCCACTCACTTAAGCGCTCTAGAAAGGATATTAAGTTGAGCCTAATAATCTCCATCCTCTCATCCTTCTTGAATATGctaaacatttttttaaagtttaaacTAACTTGTCAAGCAAGTCCATTGTTTGAGTCTTAGTTAAGGTCTTGGCTTCATTGCTTGTTATTACATAATTCTTATTCTAAACGATTATTAAGCTTATTTACAAAagtaattatatatatatgtataggAGTTAGTGTGGGATAGTACTGGATGTTGTATATATATTGAAGTAATTCGAAAACCAAGTTCTTGCTCGGTGGTTTCCAAAGCAACTTGCTTCTGCCTCCAGGTCTTTATTAGCATGAACAGTGTATGCATGTCCAAGTTATTATAAGATTCTGGCAATCCCAAATCTGACGCATTAAAGTTCTAAACATTAGTTATTCATtaggtatattattaagcattattattagtatataactaCCATAATACATGGAATTGAATGTATAATGAGATAAGGAATAAATAGGAAAGTACCGGATGTGATTTTAATGTTCCATTGAGAACAGAATTGTGGTATTTGTTCTTTAATTCTCTCCAAAGTTCAACGGATTTTACCTTAATCTTATCATCAATTTCGCCATAACACTCTAATCAACAGATATTaccaataaataaaaatgtattaactgaaacaataaaataaatatggAGATATGGTTGTGAATAAGAGGATACGATCATCATTGACGTTGTGTGAGCCGAGTTTGATGTCAATAACACCGGGATTTTCAAGCCCATACATTAAGTTTTCAAgctaaacaattattaataaaaaattataaaattagtgtaaaataccttaATGGCCTTGAATGTGTTAGCGGATACATCAATTACATGACCCAGATCATACCAACGataatctaaaaaattaagttacACAAATGTGGGATAGTATAAGAGTGCGATGTGTAATTAgaaaaaattgtataaaaagttaaattacCTTCATATGAAATGGTAGTAATTCCATAAAAAAGAGGAATTAAATCATTATCGATGAGATAGGAAATATTGTCAAAAACTTCAGGATTAATGTTGTTAACTCTGAAATCATTTAGGTGAGGGATCGGAATGCGATAAGCAATCGAGTAAAAAACAGCTTCAGTAGCAGAATGAGTTTTAATCACCTTGTAGACAAAATTTCGGCCAAAATCCCGGAGAATAAAGGAAGTTCCGCTCAGTTTTAGTTGGCTTTCACCCATGATTTCGAGCGGAATTTTAGATCCCAAATTACTCTCAGGAACTTCCTCCTGCGACTTCTCCATTTCTATAGATTGAGCTGATTTTTCCAGCTGAACTGacattaatatacaaactatataaattataattttgttcCAAGCACCACTACAATTTATTggattaaaataattttaaaaaatctcatttttaaaaaattcttgctgatttttgttaaactaaattaaattctaCAATTTAAGTTGTTAATTTGTGTAATAATGCTTAATTTCGAGATTAAAtgagaaatgtgtaaaaagaGAGTATTATGAACAAGAGCAATCAGCTTAGTCTAATGAAATTAGTGGtacaaaaatattaaattaagcttaaaatttaatttttaggctGAAAAAGCCGTAGATACTTACGTTAAAAGTAATTCAATAATCGCACTGGGGACTGGAAGGACCAGCACATTTGCCCTAGAAAGATTAGCAAATCatattaaaactaaatcAATAACTAACATTTTAGGAATTCCAACCAGTCAAGCTACTTATCTTAAAGTATATGTTACCATCGCTTCTCTgcttttattatatatacgtacatattatatatataattattatatgtgTAGTGATGTATGATTAGGCTAAGGAGCTTGAAATACCTTTAATTAGTTTGGATGAAGTGATTGGCTCTGACCGTAGAATAAACATTGCGATTGACGGAGCAGATTCCGTTGATTCTGATTTGAACTTGATCAAAGGAGGAGGAGGAGCTCTATTCACAGAATTCATGGTTGAACAATATTCCGATCAACTCATCATTGTACTATATTTCCTTAATACCATAGTTaatgatattttaattcCTCATTAACTAcaggtgtaaaatattgattAGATGATAGATGAGTCAAAACTATGTAATGATCACCTGTTAGAATCGCATTATTTACCAATTGAGATAGTAAAAGGGTGTCATTTAACCACATGTAAGCAAATatattcaaaatttaaatctcAAATCGTAAATTGGAGTGTACGAATGAACTCAGATGGGTCACTCTTCTTAACTGATAACGGCAATGTTATCATGGATACACAATTTAAACAAACGCCTCTTGATCAATTACAAAAGGATCTCAAATTGGTACTTTCATCAACTTTACAATTACTTAGTtagttataataattatttaattgaaTCAACTAATATGTTTTCAGATACATGGAGTAGTTTGTTCAGGgctatttttaaatatggCTACCAAGTGCCTTGTGGCAAAATCCGATAACACAATTGTAACACTTGAACgttaatttcattttttacaccattttttattttcacactactaacaatttttattaatataaaatttaatcaCTTATTGATCTTAAACtttcaataatataattttaagtattttttattatgattttaactattgattgaaaattttaaatttcaagaataaattatgtttaatGAGTCAGCTACCACATCACCAAGGAAATATGATGACTGGTTTGTCGTAGATGAGACTGATTTTATGCTATCAGACTCATCTATTAGACCCAATTCATCTACGGAATCTTACCAAATGCTAACCGACGTGTCAACGGCCGCGGATAGTTCCATAGAATCGACATCAAGGTCCCAACTCTCCAAAAACGTCGATTATGAATCTTTCATCACAGATAAAGTTGAAAAAATGAACAAAGAAGCTGAgggtatttttaaactaattttatctcAATTTTACTGATCAAAAATATAGCTAATCTATAATCAGTATATAATCAAATCATcctataattaatttgtttaataaataaatttatataataaaaaaatagtagaaaattgtaataaaaatgatttagaAGATGTGAAAAGAATAAAGGATAGAATAAGTGAAATCGAGTCTCGTTTGAAACCTTTGGACGCCTATAAGGGCCAACATACCGAACACCATCATCCACAGCTGGAAAAGCTTGACAAACTGTTGGAAGAGGCAAGGAGAGAGGCAGGAGAGATTCATGATGGTGCAAACATGGCAGTCCAAGAACTGAAAAAGTCAGTAGAAAACGTAGAAGAGTTGTGTTCCAAAGGTTTAACTTTGAAGGATTCTGCAGACAATTTCAGAAAAATTGCAAACACAGAAAAAAGCCTCATACCCTTGCCCTTTAAAACTAAGATGATTATTGGAGTCGTGACCTTCCTTACTTGTGATTTCTTATTACACATACTTTAAACTTATTCTCAAACATaacttatttaattttattttttaccctaTTCTCattagtttattttcatctattgttaagtaaattatttccaCCATTTCCCTATTTTTTACTCAACTCCATCCACCCTCTATCGCTTTTACTTATACACTATTtaggtatttttaattgttttttcCCATAATTTTCCATTCACTCGATTCTAACATTTTTTGCAGGATTCCATCATTAACATATAGatatttgtatttaatACTTTAATACACAATAACGTATTATGTTATACActctaaaataacactatgagtaaaactgtttaaaaaataacttcaGTTGGAAAATGGTTAGTATATCAGAATTGAGAAGTAGATTAGCTTCGGCTCAGTCtacaaaatcaaaattaagGCTAAGTAACCTTCAGTGTATTGACTTACTGTtgaaaatatgtaaaaaaaAGGGAGTTGACCTAATTACTAGCACAGATGGgatgttattttacactcTCGAGGAGGTTCAAGCTGAAGTGGAAAATGAACTGTTGTCCAGAGGTGGTAGAATCCCTATTTTTGAGCTCAACTCTGTTCTTAATTTTCAACCTGACCACATCGACAGGGCAGTTTCCAACATAGTTAAACCTGGTGGAGAATATCTAAATTCTCACGGAGTTATTATAAGTAAGCAATATCTTGAGCGACTAATGCATTCTATTGATGACCGAATTCAAGAGTGTGGTACTGTTGCAATATCTGACCTATCAAAAGAGTACGACCTTCCACTAGAAATGATGCGCACATACGTATCGGCTAACCTTGGCTCTATTATTAAGGGGAATATTAACGGGAATTTGATAGAATCTTTAACTTTTGAGCAGAGGAAAATTAACAACTTTCTAGCCTCAGTTTTGGCAATCACAATGCCCATCTCAACCAACGATTTATCCAgaattattaaacaaaaCATCAATACGGTAAATGATACACTTGGTAATCTGATTAAACAGGGTAACGTTAACGGCTTTATCAAGGGTAATGAGTTTGTTCCTCAGTGTTACATTAATTCAGTTGACACCTTCTTAACACACTATTACGCCCGTAACGGTTATATTGAGGTTAGTCTCATCAATTCATTTCATTATTTCACAACAAACACCATTAATAAACATACAAATAACGGCATGAAACACAATAAAGCCACTAAATCTAACCACAAACCCATAAAACACACTAATTCATCCATAAAGAATGGCAATTTAACAGTTAAGGACGGAAGTTCCACTGTAAAGAATGATATCAATACTGTTCACGGAGGCATATTggataatagtgtaaaattggaaactgtgtatataaataaagaaTTATTTGAGCCAGTGAGCATACTAATAAATGAGTCAATAAGTAATAGAAGTTGGAGTGATTTGGGTTCAATGTTACCTTCAATTTTAACGGCAAATGATTGGGCAATTGTAGTTTCGACTATAAAAAATGCATCTAAGAATGGGACTCTACTCAATACCTTGTACTTATCAAACTCATTTATCGCAGATTTAACCAAGTATATCATTAGCACTATGGACAAATGTAAGGATAAGGTTGAGGATTTCAGAATGGTTTTCTACAAatctaaattatcaaaagaTCATCTGCTACATTGTTTTAATCTGATTATGTCGAATGAGTTTTCCAATGATCAACTCAATGAGAGCACTTTAGATGTTCTCAAGGGTCCTGATTCTTCTCCAAACTCCAACAATCCTTCAGAAACACACTCAAATATGTCATCACCCTTACATTTAAGCACTGATACATCAACTGAGGAGAACATTGAAAAGTATTCAGaattgtatagtatattaaatgACTCAAGTGAGTTATTTGAACTGATAGAACTTGAATTAAAGAAGGAGCTGTTGGTGATAATAGCTAATATGAATAAGGTTCTGAGGTCAGATAAGGCAAAAGTATCCTCTGATAGTACTGAAAAGCTTATCACACACTTGATGGAGTGTGAACTGACTTTAAAAGCCTTTGATTTGGTAAATCGCGACAAGGTTGATACAACCCTTAAGTCAGAGACTTTAAAACCAGATGTTAAATTTCAAAAGGCCGTTGGCAGTCCTGTGAAACCTACTGAAATTGTCCCGAAACCTGAAATCTACGTTTTAATACAGTTTTTGTCTAAGGAATTATGTTCTTCAGTGTTTAAGCTACTGTTAGAGCGTTACTTGATGAACAATAAGTTGGTTGATGGTCCAGTGACTGTTGACTCTAATAACCGTAGTAAGATGATTGAGTTGATAGTGGACGATGATATAAAGGAGCTTTTTAAGACTTTTACAACTCatttaaagaataaaaacGCACAACAGTGCTTATCAATCTCCCGAGACCTTTGTAAGCTCATGTACATCAACTATAACGTGAAGAAGGATTCCCGTAATTTTATTCGTTCAAAACTCACTCATTTTAATCAACAGCTCTCTTCACTCACCAAGTTGGATTCTATTCTCACCTGCTACGCTTCTCTAaacattatattattgaaGGCCAATCACTATGTGTTCTTCTGTGACAAGCTTTGGGCCGTACGCGAGGTTCTTAAACTCTTCAACCCAATTTTATCCACTCACCCTCAACTTCCACTCATTCAGTCCATTGTTGACCTTGTTGAACCTTCTGATCCTGCTAATTTATCACCAACAAATACATCCATCTATACCCAAACAGGTATTTCAAACATCTTTACTATTCCATAGTTAAAgttattactaattatCTTGATATTATAGTTagttgtatattattaattatcttGCTACTGTATAATTATCTTGATATTGGTGAAAATTAGTTGTATATTGgtagtaaaatagttttgattattaaaaaagggatttaatttttaaaactagGTCCTATTACTActtacatatttatatacatcCACACCTTTATTAGGTTATTTAGTACATGAATATATACACAATGTTATATGATATTAGATAAAGAATTGGAAGAAAAGACAATGGAGTTGATTAACGTTTTCAAGGTTTAAAGTCCTTTTTATCAATTGCATCAGTCTAATATATTCTATTTGTTATACACACTTACCCATGCTTTTGCTATTGTTCTTTTCATTTCATCATCACcctataatttatataattatacaatgATATATAGAGTTATAAAGTAATATATGAGTGATTACTTGATCGTAAAGATTTTTCATCATATCCATGAGCATGGTTTGTGGATTTGATTCATTGGTTTTCGGAGGTAATAGTTTCTTTTCCTAAACATCCATGTGGTATGTTGTGATGGGTACCTTATCAAGAGTTGAAGTTAATGATGACCAATTAGTTTGATTTTCctgataaatttattagaaaGATTTAATACcttttcaagtttaacTTGCAAATAACCACTTTTCCATTTCCAACTACCTAATCAAAgttatacacattattaatactatcAACTACATCAAATGTATTAACTACATCAAATGTATTAACTACATCAAAtgtattaagtatattaacggagtaaaatgtgtaaaaaatactgttgttaattttagaaaacaGTTTTTTAAGTTTGAGCTGGTAGTTTTTTGGTCCACAAACAAACTGCAgaattttagaaattaatgcataaaattgttagaaTACCTTAATGTCCAGTGAATCTGAGTTAATATCGACATTAACGTCCTTTGGCTCTTCAGAAACTGGGACCAAAATTCTAAATGACATTTATGGGTTTACATGAGTTACTTACGTTACATATTTTTGAGTTTGATCCCATGAAAATGATGTTAAAGAGTTATATACTACCTAAATACAGTTTTATCAAAGAACCTAGTCAATAAGGAGTATATAAAGTTAGGATATTTTATGGTAAGGaatgtttaataatatactttcGAGACGTTATTGGTATTTTTAGAAGCATTCAAGGTGGATTCCTAAAAATtgaagataaaattttataaatttgcAGAGAATACCAAATTGCCAATGAGGTGTTCAATCTGTGTTCTTACGGAAGGTCTAGTGGCGATATTTAAGAGACTACGCCACTCTTCTAAATCAGCCAAACTCAtagtgataaaatatattaaatgtacaaataaaatgtagaggagtaaattatgtttGAGTAAAGATGTCGTTATCGGGTACTTTGTAATCGTATAACTTATTCTCTTCAACATATTTCATTACATCAGGATGCAGTAATAAGTTTCCGCATTTCTATATTCAGtgttatataatagtatagtaaataattactaataataattatgtaacTAAAATGATGGTAGGATATGTGTATTACATGTCCATGTTTGAGAGTATCTCTGACTTGAGTCGACGAAGCTGGTGATGTTTGAGTTTTTTGTCCATTTTTCCATAACAATTCATCCAACAATTTATAACTTTTAAGCTTGTTCAAATCTTCTTGTTTAATCTCAAAATCCTCACGGTATGctattaaaaaatgtgcAATATTGACTAAATTATCGGAATGAGGcctaaacatttttattttacagttaacTTAATATGTCAACATTATGTGGTATAGTCTATAAAGAATACAACTAGTGCCAACAGTAtgaaattgtgtaatatttttatattaatttaaatagtaATGAGTGGAAACTAACCAATCAAACATCTGTGGTAATAAATCGGATCCcataaaaaaataaaaactcTTTTCAGGTTCTGTATCGTTAAAGTGTTTTAAAGTGAAATAAGTATCAACATAATTAGCTAGTTTTAGTTCATAGTCTGAGATGTTAATCTTTAGGTTGGGATATTCTTTTTTGAAGAGGTCCATTGCGATTTGACACATTTTAGTTCTATCTTCATCTTTGGCCTTATATTGTTTATCTTCCCTTTTACCGCTGGGCAATATCCTTATTTCTGAAAAAAAGTTAGTTTTAATACACAAATCCAGCATTATCATATGGCCGGTGGTAATGGGATCAAAAGCTCCACAAAACAAGAGCACGTTAGTTACAGCATTCATATAATCCTTATATTTCACAGAATTAATATACCGATGAGCTTTATTGAGGAAAGAACTATTTTTACAGGATGAAATCTTTAAAAAGGTGTGAATTCTtggaaaattaaataatctaTTAACAAGCTTCAGTTtatcaaaaaattaaagttaacCAAATAGGGCTAGTAAATTCAATGAAAATTACAATGTAATTGTATGAATAAAAAAGAGTTATTTGAGTAAATTGGaaatatttcaattttaaatcacaaactttaatattttaacattattaaaatgcAGAAAAAGttatgaaaattaaaaatttaaattcattatacgaaatttatctaatagtatatattgtttatttaatattacattGATGGAAGGCTAAAACACTATAATCTATGTGTCAAAAGATGAGGCAAAAGTATGATTATACCTTATAGGTTCATCGGTGTTAATTGAGggttaatttatcaaattttaaaacaaaagTGACAAaaacttagttatattaaTGAATTGATTTTTGTATTCgtttattatatttcttgcataaaataatttcattcTGTTGTTACCATcaacaatatttatattctattatttaaacatttttatttcttttatattattctaGGTTTGttcaatatttttaccttgttgaattgttataaatttgaaattaaaaatggcGGTTAGGCCTCCTT
Coding sequences within:
- a CDS encoding Inositol polyphosphate kinase family protein: MSVQLEKSAQSIEMEKSQEEVPESNLGSKIPLEIMGESQLKLSGTSFILRDFGRNFVYKVIKTHSATEAVFYSIAYRIPIPHLNDFRVNNINPEVFDNISYLIDNDLIPLFYGITTISYEDYRWYDLGHVIDVSANTFKAIKLENLMYGLENPGVIDIKLGSHNVNDDQCYGEIDDKIKVKSVELWRELKNKYHNSVLNGTLKSHPNFNASDLGLPESYNNLDMHTLFMLIKTWRQKQVALETTEQELGFRITSIYIQHPNKNYVITSNEAKTLTKTQTMDLLDNIFKKDERMEIIRLNLISFLERLSEWINLQKSISIVASSILIIFDESNPNLHKIKWIDFTHIDHNSTPTTDNSSNMINGINNLMSIIKS
- the nadD gene encoding Cytidylyltransferase family protein: MNAVTNVLLFCGAFDPITTGHMIMLDLCIKTNFFSEIRILPSGKREDKQYKAKDEDRTKMCQIAMDLFKKEYPNLKINISDYELKLANYVDTYFTLKHFNDTEPEKSFYFFMGSDLLPQMFDWPHSDNLVNIAHFLIAYREDFEIKQEDLNKLKSYKLLDELLWKNGQKTQTSPASSTQVRDTLKHGHKCGNLLLHPDVMKYVEENKLYDYKVPDNDIFTQT
- a CDS encoding SGS domain protein, with amino-acid sequence MSLADLEEWRSLLNIATRPSVRTQIEHLIGNLESTLNASKNTNNVSKVVYNSLTSFSWDQTQKYVTILVPVSEEPKDVNVDINSDSLDIKFVCGPKNYQLKLKKLFSKINNSSWKWKSGYLQVKLEKENQTNWSSLTSTLDKEKKLLPPKTNESNPQTMLMDMMKNLYDQGDDEMKRTIAKAWTDAIDKKDFKP
- the rpiA gene encoding ribose 5-phosphate isomerase A gives rise to the protein MNKSNQLSLMKLVAEKAVDTYVKSNSIIALGTGRTSTFALERLANHIKTKSITNILGIPTSQATYLKAKELEIPLISLDEVIGSDRRINIAIDGADSVDSDLNLIKGGGGALFTEFMVEQYSDQLIIMIDESKLCNDHLLESHYLPIEIVKGCHLTTCKQIYSKFKSQIVNWSVRMNSDGSLFLTDNGNVIMDTQFKQTPLDQLQKDLKLIHGVVCSGLFLNMATKCLVAKSDNTIVTLER
- the UFL1 gene encoding Uncharacterized conserved protein (DUF2042) family protein, which produces MVSISELRSRLASAQSTKSKLRLSNLQCIDLLLKICKKKGVDLITSTDGMLFYTLEEVQAEVENELLSRGGRIPIFELNSVLNFQPDHIDRAVSNIVKPGGEYLNSHGVIISKQYLERLMHSIDDRIQECGTVAISDLSKEYDLPLEMMRTYVSANLGSIIKGNINGNLIESLTFEQRKINNFLASVLAITMPISTNDLSRIIKQNINTVNDTLGNLIKQGNVNGFIKGNEFVPQCYINSVDTFLTHYYARNGYIEVSLINSFHYFTTNTINKHTNNGMKHNKATKSNHKPIKHTNSSIKNGNLTVKDGSSTVKNDINTVHGGILDNSVKLETVYINKELFEPVSILINESISNRSWSDLGSMLPSILTANDWAIVVSTIKNASKNGTLLNTLYLSNSFIADLTKYIISTMDKCKDKVEDFRMVFYKSKLSKDHLLHCFNLIMSNEFSNDQLNESTLDVLKGPDSSPNSNNPSETHSNMSSPLHLSTDTSTEENIEKYSELYSILNDSSELFELIELELKKELLVIIANMNKVLRSDKAKVSSDSTEKLITHLMECELTLKAFDLVNRDKVDTTLKSETLKPDVKFQKAVGSPVKPTEIVPKPEIYVLIQFLSKELCSSVFKLLLERYLMNNKLVDGPVTVDSNNRSKMIELIVDDDIKELFKTFTTHLKNKNAQQCLSISRDLCKLMYINYNVKKDSRNFIRSKLTHFNQQLSSLTKLDSILTCYASLNIILLKANHYVFFCDKLWAVREVLKLFNPILSTHPQLPLIQSIVDLVEPSDPANLSPTNTSIYTQTDKELEEKTMELINVFKV